One region of Blattabacterium cuenoti genomic DNA includes:
- the rpmG gene encoding 50S ribosomal protein L33: MGKKGNRIQIILECIEQRKIGVPGCSRYITTKNKKNTPNRIELKKYNPILRKYTVHKEIK; this comes from the coding sequence ATGGGAAAAAAAGGAAATAGAATACAAATCATACTAGAATGTATTGAACAAAGAAAAATTGGAGTACCTGGTTGTTCTAGGTATATTACAACGAAAAATAAAAAAAATACTCCAAATAGAATTGAGCTAAAAAAATATAATCCAATATTAAGAAAATATACAGTTCATAAAGAAATTAAATAA
- a CDS encoding DNA recombination protein RmuC, which yields MFFRKEFKDQQNEIHKLSKYSRTEIGDSLIEVKNGLIQNIKVFQDVIDQKVQFYTENQDKKLNSFYTSHEKFLKIFEKKLEEIRENVNDKLQTSLNVHLGKSFEMIGNQLFFLQEGLGEMKILAKDVSSLKRTLNHVKICGSFSEMQLSMLLQQILSPEQYASNVVTKSSTNFVVEFAIKLPGIEDGNMIWLPIDVKFPKETYEKVQKAYHNGEKKNIETAIKNMESVLKKMAKDIKEKYVDPPHTTDFAILFLPFEGIYAEITRNSSLLEELLRKYKTVIAGPSTLAAILNSLQIGFRTLAIQKRSSEVWQVLETVKQEFTKFGLLLHQAQYKLQGASKDIDRLLKVRTHLIEKKLKDIENL from the coding sequence TTGTTCTTTAGAAAAGAATTTAAAGATCAACAGAATGAAATTCATAAATTATCTAAATATAGTAGAACCGAAATTGGTGATTCTTTAATTGAAGTAAAAAATGGTTTAATACAAAACATAAAAGTTTTTCAGGATGTTATTGATCAAAAAGTTCAATTTTATACTGAAAACCAAGATAAAAAATTGAATTCTTTTTATACATCTCATGAAAAATTTCTTAAAATTTTTGAAAAAAAACTTGAGGAAATAAGAGAAAATGTTAATGACAAACTTCAAACTTCTTTAAATGTACATCTGGGTAAATCATTTGAGATGATTGGAAATCAATTATTCTTTTTACAAGAGGGTTTGGGAGAAATGAAGATTTTAGCGAAAGATGTGAGTTCTTTAAAAAGAACCTTAAATCATGTAAAAATATGTGGAAGTTTTAGCGAAATGCAGCTCTCAATGCTTTTACAGCAAATTCTGTCTCCAGAACAATATGCTTCTAATGTTGTGACCAAATCTAGTACAAATTTTGTAGTAGAATTTGCGATTAAACTTCCAGGGATTGAAGATGGAAATATGATATGGTTACCTATTGATGTTAAATTTCCAAAAGAAACTTATGAAAAAGTACAAAAAGCTTATCATAATGGAGAAAAAAAAAATATAGAAACAGCTATAAAAAATATGGAATCTGTACTTAAAAAAATGGCCAAAGACATTAAAGAAAAATATGTAGACCCTCCACATACTACTGATTTTGCTATACTTTTTTTGCCTTTTGAAGGCATATATGCTGAAATAACAAGAAACTCTAGTTTATTAGAAGAATTATTAAGAAAATACAAAACAGTAATAGCAGGACCGTCTACATTGGCTGCTATATTAAATAGTTTGCAAATTGGGTTCCGAACTTTAGCTATTCAAAAAAGGAGTTCTGAAGTGTGGCAAGTTTTAGAAACGGTAAAACAAGAATTCACAAAATTTGGATTATTACTTCATCAGGCTCAATACAAATTACAAGGGGCTTCCAAAGACATAGATCGATTATTAAAAGTTCGAACTCATTTGATAGAAAAAAAATTAAAGGATATAGAAAACTTATAA
- a CDS encoding YebC/PmpR family DNA-binding transcriptional regulator — translation MSGHSKWSNIQHRKSNQDFKKSKKFSKIIKEISMAVKESGTNNSRFRNAVSNAKSFNIPKNTIEKAIKKALQIKTDGYKNLDLEGLIHGISLIIECVTNNSIRTTSNIRILFNKNKGRLCHNGELTHFFHKMGVFCVKKKDIHYSVEDFELMTIDFGAKDFIEDHDIIYLYTDFEYFGSMKNSLDKLEILHKYKVKRIPRQMKYISEEKKNKVLDLIEKLYLNEDVENIYSNIDENKK, via the coding sequence ATGTCAGGACATAGCAAATGGTCAAATATACAACATAGAAAATCGAATCAAGATTTCAAAAAATCTAAGAAATTTTCTAAAATTATTAAAGAGATTTCTATGGCCGTAAAAGAATCAGGCACAAACAATTCTCGTTTTAGAAATGCGGTTTCGAATGCTAAATCGTTCAACATTCCTAAAAATACTATAGAAAAGGCTATAAAAAAAGCTTTGCAAATCAAAACAGATGGGTACAAAAATTTGGATTTAGAAGGATTAATTCACGGAATTAGTCTGATTATAGAATGTGTGACGAATAATAGCATTAGAACAACCTCCAATATTCGAATCCTTTTTAATAAAAATAAAGGAAGATTATGTCATAACGGAGAATTAACTCATTTTTTTCATAAAATGGGTGTTTTTTGTGTAAAAAAAAAGGATATCCATTATTCAGTGGAAGATTTTGAACTTATGACAATAGATTTTGGAGCTAAAGATTTTATAGAAGATCATGATATAATTTATTTATATACAGATTTTGAATATTTTGGATCTATGAAAAATAGTTTGGATAAGTTAGAAATACTTCATAAGTATAAAGTGAAACGTATTCCTAGACAAATGAAATACATTTCAGAAGAAAAAAAAAATAAAGTTTTAGATTTAATTGAAAAACTTTACCTAAATGAAGATGTAGAAAATATTTACTCAAATATAGATGAAAATAAAAAGTAG
- the mnmG gene encoding tRNA uridine-5-carboxymethylaminomethyl(34) synthesis enzyme MnmG, translating to MFLDIYDVIVVGGGHAGVEAASAASNMGSKTLLITTNLQTIGQMSCNPAIGGIAKGQIIREIDALGGYSGIIADFSTIQFRMLNKSKGPAMWSPRAQCDRKLFSYYWRFFIEKNVQLDLYQDTVTSLIIEKYKIKGVKTFFGLKIKGKTVILTNGTFLNGKIHIGEKKINGGRIAEQEVRGITEQLTENFGLKFGRMKTGTSPRVDGRSLNYNKMKSQNGDIDPKKFSFFYNTKKLKKQKKCYITYTNQKIHDFIRNNFSYSPIHTGSIQGVSPRYCPSIEEKVFRFSDKKEHTIFVEPEGWNTVEVYINGFSTSFPEKIQYQSLKKISGFENVKILKPGYAIEYDYFPPEQLKATLESKIIENLFFAGQINGTTGYEEAAAQGLMAGINVHLKIHKKEPFILKRNQAYIGVLIDDLITKGTKEPYRMFTSRAEYRMLLRQDNADERLTPMGYNIGLISKDKMTLLDRKKSKIEKCMYLFRKKNFDPKTINPILLARKSPKIYHNKKIETILSRSEIDIKDIISVPFLIEEIKKNDFTQEILEQVSIRIKYKGYINREKENAKKLLKLESLKIPNNFDYKSIKSLSSEAREKLDYYRPISLAQASRISGISPSDLSILLIYMGR from the coding sequence ATGTTTTTAGATATATATGATGTCATTGTGGTTGGGGGAGGACATGCTGGTGTAGAAGCGGCTTCTGCAGCTTCTAATATGGGATCCAAAACTTTGCTTATTACCACTAATTTACAAACTATAGGTCAAATGTCATGTAATCCGGCTATAGGAGGAATTGCTAAAGGTCAAATCATTCGAGAAATAGATGCTTTAGGTGGGTATTCAGGAATAATTGCAGATTTTAGTACAATTCAATTCAGAATGCTAAACAAATCTAAAGGACCTGCTATGTGGAGTCCTAGAGCTCAATGTGATAGAAAATTATTTTCCTATTATTGGAGATTTTTTATAGAAAAAAATGTTCAATTGGATCTGTATCAAGATACAGTAACATCTTTAATAATAGAAAAATATAAAATTAAAGGAGTTAAAACTTTTTTTGGTTTAAAAATTAAAGGAAAGACAGTAATACTTACAAATGGGACTTTTTTAAATGGAAAAATACATATTGGAGAAAAAAAAATTAATGGAGGAAGAATAGCAGAACAAGAAGTAAGAGGAATTACAGAACAATTAACTGAAAATTTTGGATTAAAATTTGGAAGAATGAAAACAGGAACATCTCCAAGAGTAGATGGACGTTCCTTAAATTATAATAAAATGAAGTCTCAAAATGGAGATATAGATCCAAAAAAATTTTCTTTTTTTTATAATACAAAAAAATTGAAAAAACAAAAAAAATGTTACATTACTTACACGAATCAAAAAATACATGATTTTATACGTAATAATTTCAGTTATTCTCCAATTCATACTGGATCTATTCAAGGAGTCAGCCCCAGATATTGTCCATCTATAGAAGAAAAAGTTTTTCGATTTTCGGATAAAAAAGAACATACTATCTTTGTAGAACCAGAAGGATGGAATACTGTAGAAGTATATATAAATGGATTTTCTACTTCTTTTCCAGAAAAAATACAATATCAATCTTTAAAAAAAATTTCAGGTTTTGAAAATGTAAAAATATTGAAACCTGGATATGCTATTGAATATGATTATTTTCCTCCAGAACAATTAAAGGCCACTTTAGAAAGTAAGATTATAGAAAATCTTTTTTTTGCTGGACAAATTAACGGAACAACTGGATATGAAGAAGCTGCTGCACAAGGATTAATGGCAGGAATTAATGTTCATTTAAAAATTCATAAAAAAGAACCATTTATTCTTAAAAGAAATCAAGCTTATATTGGAGTTTTAATAGATGATTTGATTACAAAAGGGACAAAAGAACCTTATAGAATGTTCACTTCAAGGGCGGAATATAGAATGTTATTGCGACAAGATAATGCTGATGAAAGATTGACTCCTATGGGATACAATATAGGTTTAATTTCAAAAGATAAAATGACACTACTAGATAGAAAAAAATCTAAGATAGAAAAATGTATGTATTTATTTCGAAAAAAGAATTTTGATCCAAAAACTATAAATCCTATCTTACTTGCTAGAAAATCTCCTAAAATATATCACAATAAAAAAATAGAAACTATTTTATCTCGTTCTGAAATTGATATTAAAGACATTATATCTGTTCCATTTTTAATAGAAGAAATTAAAAAAAACGATTTTACTCAGGAAATATTGGAACAAGTTTCTATTCGTATAAAATATAAAGGATATATAAACAGAGAAAAAGAAAATGCAAAAAAATTATTAAAATTGGAAAGTCTTAAAATTCCGAATAATTTTGATTATAAATCAATTAAATCTCTTTCTTCAGAAGCAAGAGAAAAATTGGATTATTATCGTCCAATCTCATTGGCTCAAGCTTCAAGAATTAGTGGAATATCTCCTTCAGATTTAAGTATATTACTTATTTATATGGGACGTTAA
- the rho gene encoding transcription termination factor Rho: protein MFDITELKSKKLFELQEIARSSGLKKCTQLRKNELLEKIISIFNNKKTSAHSKRENSLKKGFNMRKNTESKNSFSEKKSINGKKKLISQEHLKNYNSKFSEESPKFQKKHQNFSNWKKNDRFETQNISSSHGTEIGSQKISPNKYRTPEYEFEGIIISEGVLEIMPENYGFLRSSDFNYLSSPDDIYVSQSQIRLFGMKTGDTIRGEVRPPKDGEKYFPLIKILEINGRSPSFVRDRDSFEHLTPLFPNEKFKLAEKNATLSTRIVDLFTPIGKGQRGMIVAPPKTGKTTLLKEIANAIAANHPEVYLIILLIDERPEEVTDMQRNVKGEVIASTFDEPADRHVKVANIVLQKAKRMVECSHDVVILLDSITRLARAYNTVAPASGKVLSGGVDANALHRPKRFFGAARNIENGGSLSIIATAMIDTGSKMDEVIFEEFKGTGNKELQLDRKIANKRIYPAIDLVSSSTRKDDLLLDQNTLQRMWILRKHLSDMNPVEAMDFLRSRMARTQNNEEFLISMNG, encoded by the coding sequence ATGTTTGATATTACTGAATTAAAAAGTAAAAAACTTTTTGAATTACAGGAGATTGCCCGTTCATCAGGATTAAAAAAATGTACACAACTTCGAAAAAACGAACTCCTAGAAAAAATTATTTCCATTTTTAATAATAAAAAAACTTCTGCACATTCAAAAAGGGAAAATTCTTTAAAAAAAGGATTTAATATGCGAAAAAATACTGAATCTAAAAATTCATTTTCAGAAAAAAAAAGCATAAATGGTAAAAAAAAATTGATTTCTCAAGAACATTTAAAAAATTATAATTCTAAATTTTCAGAAGAATCCCCAAAATTTCAAAAAAAGCATCAAAATTTTTCTAATTGGAAAAAAAATGATAGATTTGAAACTCAGAATATATCATCATCTCACGGAACAGAAATAGGATCACAAAAAATTTCTCCTAATAAATACCGTACTCCTGAATACGAATTTGAAGGAATAATAATAAGTGAAGGTGTATTGGAAATTATGCCAGAAAATTACGGATTCTTGAGATCTTCTGATTTTAATTATTTATCATCTCCTGATGATATTTACGTTTCCCAATCTCAAATTAGACTTTTTGGAATGAAAACAGGAGATACAATAAGGGGAGAAGTTCGTCCACCTAAAGATGGTGAGAAATATTTCCCCCTAATTAAAATTCTTGAGATTAATGGAAGATCACCTTCTTTTGTAAGAGATAGAGATTCTTTTGAGCATTTGACGCCACTATTTCCAAATGAAAAATTCAAATTAGCTGAAAAAAATGCTACTCTTTCTACAAGAATTGTAGATCTTTTTACTCCTATAGGAAAAGGACAAAGAGGAATGATCGTGGCTCCTCCTAAAACAGGAAAAACTACTTTATTAAAAGAAATAGCAAATGCTATTGCAGCTAATCATCCTGAAGTATATTTAATTATATTATTGATAGATGAACGTCCGGAAGAAGTTACAGATATGCAAAGAAACGTGAAAGGAGAAGTTATTGCATCTACTTTTGATGAACCAGCGGATCGACATGTTAAAGTAGCCAACATTGTTTTACAAAAAGCAAAAAGAATGGTAGAATGTTCACATGACGTCGTCATATTGTTAGATTCCATTACACGCTTAGCACGTGCGTATAACACTGTTGCTCCTGCATCTGGAAAGGTGTTATCAGGAGGAGTAGATGCAAATGCATTACATAGACCCAAAAGATTTTTTGGAGCTGCTAGAAACATAGAAAATGGAGGATCTTTATCGATAATTGCCACAGCCATGATCGATACAGGATCAAAAATGGATGAAGTAATTTTTGAAGAATTTAAAGGAACAGGAAATAAAGAGCTTCAATTAGACAGAAAAATAGCTAATAAACGAATTTATCCAGCTATTGATCTTGTATCTTCTAGTACTAGAAAAGATGATCTTTTACTTGATCAAAATACATTACAAAGAATGTGGATTTTACGAAAACATCTTTCCGATATGAATCCAGTAGAAGCTATGGATTTTTTAAGATCTAGAATGGCTAGAACTCAAAATAATGAAGAATTTTTAATATCTATGAATGGATAG
- the htpG gene encoding molecular chaperone HtpG, producing the protein MKNNKISVTSDNIFPIIKKFLYSDQEVFLRELVSNAIDAIVKLKTLIKLENLYDIINDFKVKIIIDKKNNTLHILDNGIGMTEEEVDKYINQIAFSGAEEFIKKYKNLSTTDSSNIIGHFGLGFYSSFMVANKVMIFTQSYKKNASSIFWSCEGDPNFIMKEIEKKDRGTEIVLSINEENKEFLEYDRILKLLQKYCKFMPIKIFLSSKEEDKEKEVVINNINPAWKKNPLRLNDKNYLDFYHELYTNQLEDPLFWIHLNIDHPFHLTGILYFPKIEKRIDIQKNKIHLYQNQVYITDNLEGVVPDFLILLRGVIDSPDIPLNVSRSYLQSDASVKNISKYITRKVADKLDSMFRKNREDFQKKWKDIKIIVEYGMISSQNFFEKAIKFFVFCTVDENYFTLEEFRNKIRETQKNKEEKIVFLYSSHIDKQYSYIKDAKDRCYEVLILDSSLSVHLIQKLEFSYQDICFVRVDSDHIDKLINYRKEDKPYSELSEKEKQDLKNLIHHHLMENFKFSIQLEDLSKKDNPFLIIIPEFLRRIKEMNSTIGKDMVEKDQEKYYQLIVNANHILMKKVLKETSEEKRKKIIQEALNLALLSKGLLHGKNLTNFISKKLKDLIKGQE; encoded by the coding sequence ATGAAAAATAATAAAATTAGTGTTACTTCAGACAATATTTTTCCTATTATTAAAAAGTTTCTTTATTCAGATCAAGAAGTTTTTTTACGTGAACTAGTTTCTAATGCTATAGATGCTATTGTTAAATTAAAAACTTTAATAAAATTAGAAAATTTGTATGATATTATTAATGATTTTAAAGTTAAAATTATCATAGATAAAAAAAATAATACACTTCACATTTTAGATAATGGGATAGGAATGACTGAAGAAGAAGTGGATAAATATATTAATCAAATAGCTTTTTCTGGAGCTGAGGAATTTATTAAAAAATATAAAAATCTGTCTACAACAGATTCTTCTAATATTATTGGGCATTTTGGATTAGGTTTTTATTCTTCTTTTATGGTGGCAAACAAAGTTATGATATTTACTCAATCTTATAAAAAAAACGCATCATCTATATTTTGGTCTTGTGAAGGAGATCCAAATTTCATCATGAAAGAAATTGAAAAAAAAGATAGAGGAACAGAAATTGTTTTGTCTATTAATGAAGAGAATAAAGAATTTTTAGAGTATGATCGGATTTTAAAATTATTACAAAAATACTGTAAATTTATGCCCATTAAAATTTTTTTGTCTTCAAAAGAAGAAGATAAAGAAAAAGAAGTTGTCATCAATAATATTAATCCTGCTTGGAAAAAAAATCCACTTCGATTGAACGATAAAAATTATTTGGATTTTTATCATGAATTATATACAAATCAATTAGAAGATCCTTTATTTTGGATTCATTTAAATATAGATCATCCTTTTCATTTAACAGGAATTTTATATTTTCCTAAAATAGAAAAAAGAATAGACATACAAAAAAATAAAATTCATTTGTATCAAAATCAGGTTTATATTACGGATAATTTAGAAGGGGTTGTACCAGATTTTCTTATTTTATTAAGAGGAGTTATAGATTCTCCAGATATTCCTCTTAACGTATCACGTTCTTATTTGCAATCTGATGCTTCTGTTAAAAATATATCTAAATATATAACCAGAAAAGTAGCTGATAAGCTAGATTCTATGTTTAGAAAAAACAGAGAAGATTTTCAAAAAAAATGGAAAGATATAAAAATTATAGTAGAGTATGGAATGATTAGCTCACAAAATTTTTTTGAAAAAGCTATCAAGTTCTTTGTTTTTTGTACTGTAGATGAAAATTATTTCACTCTAGAAGAGTTTAGAAATAAAATTAGAGAAACTCAAAAAAATAAAGAAGAAAAAATTGTTTTTCTTTATTCTTCACATATAGATAAACAGTATAGTTATATAAAAGATGCTAAAGATAGATGCTATGAAGTTTTAATTCTTGATAGTTCACTTTCAGTTCATTTAATACAAAAATTAGAATTTTCTTATCAAGATATTTGTTTTGTGCGAGTGGATTCAGATCATATTGATAAGTTAATTAATTATAGGAAAGAGGATAAACCTTATTCAGAACTTTCTGAAAAAGAAAAACAAGATTTAAAAAATCTTATTCATCATCATCTAATGGAAAATTTCAAATTTTCCATACAATTAGAAGATTTATCCAAGAAAGATAATCCTTTTTTAATTATCATTCCAGAATTTTTAAGGAGAATAAAAGAAATGAATTCTACTATAGGAAAAGATATGGTAGAAAAAGATCAAGAAAAATATTATCAATTGATAGTAAACGCAAATCATATTTTGATGAAAAAAGTATTAAAAGAAACATCAGAAGAAAAAAGAAAAAAAATTATACAAGAAGCTTTAAATTTGGCTCTTTTATCTAAAGGTTTACTACATGGAAAAAATCTTACAAATTTTATATCGAAAAAATTAAAAGATCTTATTAAAGGACAAGAATAG
- a CDS encoding CDP-alcohol phosphatidyltransferase family protein: MLITTKKIIPNIFTLLNLFCGCLSIIFLQSRNFNYSAVVTLFSIIFDFLDGFFARLIKNENPFGKELDSLADMVSFGLVPSVIVFLLLEKKTPIPFIEYFSFFISIISACRLAKFNITPHNNHVIGLTTPVNTLFFSSLSIVIINHPILFINKKIIYLITMLSMIFFSCYFLISKIRMFSFDFEDFSWKKNKIRYIFLLISTFLLLTLHVMALPCIIIFYIITSIYFHKKLKKKNS, encoded by the coding sequence ATGTTGATAACAACAAAAAAAATAATTCCTAATATATTCACTTTATTAAATTTGTTTTGTGGATGTCTGTCTATTATATTTTTACAATCTAGAAATTTTAATTATTCTGCTGTTGTTACTTTATTTTCAATAATTTTTGATTTTTTGGATGGTTTTTTTGCTAGATTGATCAAAAACGAAAATCCATTTGGAAAAGAATTGGATTCTCTAGCAGACATGGTTTCTTTTGGATTAGTTCCATCTGTAATAGTTTTCCTTTTATTGGAAAAAAAAACCCCAATTCCATTTATTGAATATTTTTCTTTTTTTATTTCCATTATTTCTGCATGTCGTTTAGCTAAATTTAATATTACACCTCATAATAATCATGTAATAGGACTAACAACACCCGTGAATACCCTGTTTTTTTCTTCTTTATCTATCGTAATAATAAATCATCCTATCCTCTTTATTAATAAAAAAATCATATATCTTATTACGATGCTTTCTATGATATTCTTTTCCTGTTATTTTTTAATATCTAAGATTAGAATGTTTTCTTTTGATTTTGAAGATTTTTCTTGGAAAAAGAATAAAATACGTTATATATTTTTATTGATTAGTACATTTCTTTTATTAACTTTACATGTCATGGCATTGCCATGCATTATTATTTTTTATATAATAACCTCAATCTATTTTCATAAAAAATTAAAAAAAAAAAATTCATAA
- a CDS encoding DUF4295 family protein, protein MSKKGVKGVDPQKKKISKKMTLAIKIVKSKKSGYYTFENKMISDEEIKIFFTKK, encoded by the coding sequence ATGTCTAAAAAAGGAGTAAAAGGAGTAGATCCCCAAAAAAAAAAGATTTCAAAAAAAATGACTTTGGCCATAAAAATAGTTAAATCTAAAAAGTCAGGTTATTATACCTTTGAAAATAAAATGATTTCTGATGAAGAAATCAAGATTTTTTTTACAAAAAAGTGA
- the rpmB gene encoding 50S ribosomal protein L28, with translation MSKICELTGKKAMMGNRVSHANNKKKRRFNINLCRKRFFLIKEKKWITLKICTSIIKLINKIGIEKVLKRFKYKY, from the coding sequence ATGTCAAAAATTTGTGAATTGACAGGAAAAAAAGCAATGATGGGAAATCGAGTTTCTCATGCAAATAACAAAAAAAAACGTCGTTTTAACATTAATTTATGTAGAAAACGTTTTTTTTTAATAAAAGAAAAAAAATGGATTACTTTAAAAATTTGCACTTCTATTATTAAACTTATCAATAAAATAGGAATAGAAAAAGTTTTAAAACGTTTTAAATACAAATATTAA
- the ybeY gene encoding rRNA maturation RNase YbeY, with protein MRIKLFYEISNFFIKKKSFFIKEIYTLLNNEGRYIGNINYIFCNDDYLLDMNKKYLKKNFYTDVLAFNYSINKCISGDIFISIDRVYDNSKQWNQFFINELKRVMIHAILHFLGYDDHNHIDKEIMKRKEEFYLKLK; from the coding sequence ATGAGAATTAAATTGTTTTATGAAATTTCTAATTTTTTTATCAAAAAAAAATCTTTTTTTATTAAAGAAATCTATACATTATTAAACAATGAAGGAAGATATATTGGAAATATTAACTATATTTTTTGTAATGATGATTATCTTTTAGATATGAATAAAAAATATTTAAAAAAAAATTTTTACACAGATGTACTTGCGTTTAATTATTCTATCAATAAATGTATTTCGGGAGACATATTTATTAGTATAGATCGTGTTTATGATAACTCCAAACAATGGAATCAATTTTTTATTAATGAATTAAAACGTGTTATGATACATGCCATATTACATTTTTTAGGATATGACGACCATAATCATATAGATAAAGAAATTATGAAAAGAAAAGAAGAATTTTATTTAAAATTGAAATAA
- a CDS encoding 3'-5' exonuclease, whose product MKLKLHRPICFFDIEATGINIGKDRIIEISILKIFPNEKQEDKTWLICPGIPIPPQSTAIHGIKDEDVAGKLKFKDVAFSIFKMIENTDLAGYNSNRFDIPILAEEMLRAGISFDIKKYKTIDVQVIFHKMEPRTLSAAYKYYCSKELLRAHSSKADTFATYEILLAQLEKYKNLKKDVKSLNQFSHQKNIADLAGFVKIDEKGNEIFNFGKYKGEKIFEIFEKDPNYYGWIQNSDFPLYTKKILTGIKLKKFNK is encoded by the coding sequence ATGAAATTAAAACTTCATCGTCCTATTTGTTTTTTTGATATAGAAGCAACAGGAATCAATATAGGAAAAGACAGAATTATAGAAATATCCATATTAAAAATATTTCCAAATGAAAAACAGGAAGATAAAACTTGGTTAATCTGTCCTGGAATTCCTATCCCCCCACAATCAACAGCTATTCATGGCATTAAAGATGAAGATGTAGCAGGAAAATTAAAGTTTAAAGATGTAGCTTTTTCTATTTTTAAAATGATTGAAAATACAGATTTAGCAGGATATAATTCTAATAGATTTGATATTCCAATTTTAGCAGAGGAAATGCTTAGAGCAGGAATATCTTTTGATATTAAAAAATATAAAACTATAGATGTTCAAGTTATATTTCATAAAATGGAACCTAGAACCCTATCTGCTGCCTATAAATATTATTGTAGTAAAGAGCTTCTGAGAGCTCATAGTTCTAAAGCTGATACATTTGCTACATACGAAATATTATTAGCACAATTAGAAAAATATAAAAACTTAAAAAAAGATGTAAAAAGTCTCAATCAATTTTCTCATCAAAAAAACATAGCAGATCTTGCTGGATTCGTTAAAATAGATGAAAAAGGAAATGAAATATTCAATTTTGGAAAATACAAAGGAGAGAAAATTTTTGAAATTTTTGAAAAAGATCCCAATTATTATGGATGGATACAGAATTCAGATTTCCCATTATATACAAAAAAAATATTAACAGGAATTAAATTAAAAAAATTTAATAAATAA
- the ftsY gene encoding signal recognition particle-docking protein FtsY, whose protein sequence is MFLKHKKKISQTFNHELKKTRESLFSKIKNLFLKKSKIDINVIDSIEEILLSADIGTQTTIKIIDNLEKRIQRDKYRSLQDIYDLLKEEIENLFINIENVCLETKIKENEKIPYVILIVGVNGVGKTTTIGKLSFFLKKKGFHVIIGAADTFRAAAIDQLEIWSNKAEVPLIKQHMYADPASVAYDTLQSAKSKKKDVVLIDTAGRLQNRIHLMEELSKISRVMKKIIPESPHEIILILDATTGQNAFEQVRQFLSFVPVTSIILTKIEGTAKGGVVIGIMDQFKIPIQYLGTGEKIQDLKGFDGKKFIDCFFTKI, encoded by the coding sequence ATGTTTTTAAAACACAAGAAAAAAATAAGTCAAACATTCAATCATGAATTAAAAAAAACTAGAGAATCTTTATTTTCTAAAATCAAAAATCTATTTTTGAAAAAATCCAAAATAGATATAAATGTTATTGATTCTATAGAAGAAATATTATTATCTGCAGATATAGGAACACAAACTACTATCAAAATTATTGATAATTTAGAAAAAAGAATTCAAAGAGATAAATATAGAAGTTTACAGGATATTTACGATCTTCTTAAAGAAGAAATTGAAAATCTCTTTATAAATATTGAAAATGTTTGTTTAGAAACAAAAATAAAGGAAAATGAAAAAATACCATATGTTATCCTGATAGTAGGAGTAAATGGGGTAGGAAAAACGACGACAATTGGAAAATTGTCTTTTTTTCTAAAAAAAAAGGGTTTTCATGTCATTATAGGTGCTGCAGATACATTTAGAGCGGCTGCTATTGATCAACTTGAAATATGGTCAAATAAAGCTGAAGTTCCTTTAATTAAACAACATATGTATGCGGATCCAGCATCTGTGGCATATGATACTTTACAATCGGCGAAATCTAAAAAAAAAGATGTAGTTCTAATTGATACAGCCGGAAGATTACAAAATCGAATCCATCTTATGGAAGAACTTTCTAAAATTAGTAGAGTCATGAAAAAAATAATACCTGAATCTCCTCATGAGATTATACTGATTTTAGATGCAACAACTGGTCAAAATGCTTTTGAACAGGTCAGACAATTTCTTTCTTTTGTTCCAGTTACTTCTATTATCCTAACGAAAATAGAAGGGACAGCTAAAGGAGGAGTAGTAATAGGAATAATGGATCAATTTAAAATTCCTATACAATATTTAGGAACAGGAGAAAAAATACAAGATTTAAAAGGATTTGATGGAAAAAAATTTATTGATTGTTTTTTTACAAAAATCTGA